From the genome of Ziziphus jujuba cultivar Dongzao chromosome 6, ASM3175591v1, one region includes:
- the LOC107430034 gene encoding cysteine-rich receptor-like protein kinase 44: protein MQSNSLYALPLLLLSCIHGFYYLTLAQDSEQNYYDCSSALFLSGSVFEQNLNLTLTWLAGNASLEGGFHNFSVGQNLDTTIYGLVQCAGYATAKECQDCANIAARRIRGICANKKEASIGFIYCSMRYSNQRFFSTTFDSVERYSLPNPNDVTDPVVWNHQLDNLLNNLSSQAASAPSRFVGGNATYKDSDNIYAIVQCTRDLTQNNCLTCLENVIGYIPRFCDGKVGCQIYSISCVLRYELYNFLMSTSPPELAPSPPSPNSTTTGGKKNTKKTIVTVVIPVIVSLIVILIICAFFVQRNAKRKRLDGIHEDEDGKLELLVIGLRTIKVATGNFSNENKLGEGGFGPVYKGVLSNGQEIAVKRLSSHSGQGLDELKTEVKLVAKLLHRNLVKLLGYCLEDEEKLLVYEYLPNGSLDKVLFDKQKQSSLEWEKRYKIMVGIARGLLYLHEDSQHRIIHRDLKASNILLDEDLNPKISDFGLAKLFCGSETQAKTRRIWGTYGYMAPEYVKHGNFSTKSDVYSYGIIVLEIITGKKVSGDHNFTNLQSRAWKHWENGAALELMDPTMDGRWSRDEALNCIHIGLLCVQEAASDRPKMSEVVLMLTNFSMSFPIPSRPAFFVSGVETDSLRSMKENSGSTTEASNHDQSVNEVTLTELYPRD from the exons ATGCAATCTAATTCATTATATGCTCTCCCTTTGCTTTTACTTTCATGTATCCATGGATTTTATTATCTCACTTTAGCTCAAGATTCAGAACAGAACTATTACGACTGCAGTTCAGCTCTTTTCCTTTCTGGAAGTGTATTTGAGCAGAACTTAAACCTCACCCTCACTTGGCTTGCTGGAAATGCTTCTCTAGAAGGTGGATTTCACAACTTCAGTGTGGGTCAGAACCTTGACACTACTATTTATGGCCTTGTACAATGCGCAGGCTATGCCACTGCCAAAGAATGTCAAGATTGTGCAAACATTGCTGCTAGAAGAATCAGGGGAATTTGTGCAAACAAAAAGGAGGCTTCCATAGGATTTATATATTGCTCGATGCGCTATTCCAATCAGCGTTTCTTCTCTACTACTTTCGACAGTGTTGAAAGATACTCGTTGCCTAATCCGAACGACGTAACCGATCCAGTTGTTTGGAATCATCAACTGGATAACTTGCTGAACAATCTATCATCGCAAGCTGCCTCTGCTCCTTCAAGATTTGTAGGTGGGAATGCCACTTACAAAGATTCAGACAATATATATGCTATTGTACAGTGTACCAGAGACTTAACACAAAACAACTGCTTAACTTGCCTGGAAAATGTTATTGGTTACATACCTCGGTTCTGTGATGGGAAGGTAGGGTGTCAGATATATTCTATAAGTTGCGTCCTTCGTTATGAATTATACAATTTCCTTATGTCAACTTCACCACCTGAATTAGCACCTTCTCCTCCATCTCCAAACTCTACCACCACAGGAG GCAAGAAGAATACTAAAAAGACAATCGTTACTGTAGTGATCCCTGTAATCGTAAGCCTGATAGTGATACTCATAATCTGTGCTTTCTTTGTACAAAGAAATGCCAAGAGAAAGAGACTTG ATGGAATTCACGAAGATGAGGATGGCAAATTGGAGTTACTTGTGATTGGACTAAGAACAATTAAAGTCGCAACAGGAAATTTCTCCAACGAGAACAAACTTGGAGAAGGTGGTTTTGGTCCAGTTTACAAG GGTGTGCTGAGTAATGGACAAGAAATAGCAGTCAAGAGGCTGTCAAGTCACTCAGGTCAAGGTTTGGATGAACTGAAAACAGAAGTAAAGCTGGTTGCTAAATTGCTGCACCGGAATCTGGTAAAGCTATTGGGCTACTGCTTAGAAGATGAAGAGAAGCTACTAGTTTATGAATATCTGCCTAATGGGAGCTTGGACAAAGTTTTGTTTG ATAAGCAAAAACAATCTTCCTTGGAATGGGAAAAAAGGTACAAAATCATGGTTGGCATTGCTCGAGGGCTACTTTATCTGCATGAAGATTCTCAGCATAGGATTATTCATCGTGATTTAAAAGCAAGTAACATTCTGTTAGATGAAGActtgaatcccaaaatttcagaCTTTGGTCTTGCAAAACTATTCTGTGGAAGTGAGACTCAAGCAAAAACAAGACGGATCTGGGGTACTTA CGGATACATGGCACCAGAGTATGTCAAGCATGGAAACTTTTCGACTAAATCTGATGTGTATAGCTATGGCATTATAGTTTTGGAAATTATTACTGGTAAAAAGGTCTCAGGCGATCACAATTTCACAAATCTTCAAAGTCGT GCATGGAAACACTGGGAAAATGGAGCTGCTTTGGAGCTGATGGATCCAACAATGGATGGGCGGTGGTCTAGAGATGAAGCTTTAAACTGCATCCACATTGGGTTGCTATGTGTTCAAGAGGCTGCTTCTGATAGACCAAAAATGTCAGAGGTTGTTTTGATGCTTACCAATTTCTCTATGTCCTTCCCAATACCTTCAAGGCCAGCATTTTTTGTTTCGGGTGTTGAAACTGATAGTTTGAGATCAATGAAAGAAAATTCTGGATCAACCACAGAAGCTTCAAATCATGATCAATCTGTTAATGAGGTTACACTTACAGAATTATATCCTCGAGattga